One stretch of Leadbetterella byssophila DSM 17132 DNA includes these proteins:
- the odhB gene encoding 2-oxoglutarate dehydrogenase complex dihydrolipoyllysine-residue succinyltransferase: MAIEMKVPSVGESVTEVTIASWVKKDGDLVKMDEVICELESDKATFELPAEADGILRIVGKEGDTLAIGEVICIIEPSSAAPVKEESAPAAAPVENVPTQTIEITVPAVGESITEVTVSNWIKKSGDTVGLDEIICELESDKATFELPSPQAGVLEVVAQEGDVVAIGGVLAKLTTGGTTAAAVAAPAPVAAAPANDNYAAGHPSPAAAKVLAEKGISPDAVQGTGVGGRITKEDANNASKPATPAPSKEELVKEAPKGDRISRREKMSSLRKTIAKRLVAVKSETAMLTTFNEVDMKPIMDLRKQYKDKFKEVHGVGLGFMSFFTKACSIALQEFPVVNAFIDGDEIVYNDFTDISIAVSAPRGLVVPVIRNAEKMSFSDIEAEVVRLATKARDNKLTIEEMTGGTFTITNGGIFGSMMSTPIINAPQSAILGMHNIVERPVAINGQVEIRPMMYVALSYDHRTIDGRDSVGFLVRVKQLLEDPMRMLLQV; encoded by the coding sequence ATGGCTATCGAAATGAAAGTGCCCTCCGTTGGCGAATCCGTAACGGAAGTGACTATCGCATCCTGGGTAAAGAAAGACGGAGACCTGGTTAAAATGGACGAGGTGATCTGTGAGTTAGAGTCTGATAAAGCAACATTTGAGCTACCTGCTGAAGCAGATGGCATATTAAGAATAGTAGGTAAAGAAGGAGATACATTAGCTATTGGTGAGGTTATATGCATCATAGAACCTTCTTCTGCAGCACCGGTGAAAGAAGAGTCAGCTCCGGCTGCCGCACCGGTGGAAAATGTACCTACACAAACTATTGAAATTACCGTTCCTGCCGTAGGTGAGTCTATCACAGAAGTAACCGTTTCTAATTGGATTAAGAAAAGTGGTGATACTGTGGGCCTAGATGAAATCATCTGCGAATTGGAATCTGACAAGGCTACTTTTGAACTACCTTCTCCTCAAGCCGGAGTATTAGAGGTAGTAGCTCAAGAAGGTGATGTAGTAGCGATAGGTGGAGTATTAGCTAAATTAACTACAGGGGGAACTACAGCAGCAGCCGTAGCAGCTCCTGCTCCTGTTGCAGCAGCACCTGCAAATGATAACTATGCAGCCGGACATCCTTCTCCAGCAGCTGCTAAAGTATTAGCAGAAAAAGGAATCTCTCCTGATGCCGTTCAAGGTACAGGAGTAGGAGGTAGAATCACCAAAGAAGATGCTAACAATGCTTCTAAGCCAGCAACTCCTGCCCCTTCTAAAGAGGAATTAGTGAAAGAAGCACCTAAGGGTGATAGAATCTCCAGAAGAGAGAAAATGAGTTCTCTAAGAAAAACTATAGCTAAGAGATTAGTAGCGGTTAAGTCTGAGACAGCTATGTTAACTACATTCAATGAAGTTGACATGAAGCCCATCATGGATCTTAGAAAGCAATACAAAGACAAGTTCAAAGAAGTGCACGGAGTGGGACTTGGATTCATGTCCTTCTTCACAAAAGCTTGTTCTATAGCACTACAAGAATTCCCTGTGGTGAACGCTTTCATTGATGGAGATGAAATAGTATACAATGACTTTACAGATATCTCTATTGCGGTATCTGCACCAAGAGGTTTGGTAGTTCCGGTGATTCGCAACGCTGAAAAAATGTCCTTCAGTGATATTGAAGCAGAGGTAGTACGTTTGGCTACAAAAGCTAGAGATAACAAGTTGACCATAGAAGAGATGACCGGTGGTACCTTTACTATAACTAACGGTGGTATCTTCGGATCCATGATGTCTACTCCTATCATCAACGCTCCTCAATCTGCTATTTTAGGTATGCACAATATAGTGGAAAGACCTGTAGCGATTAACGGACAAGTTGAAATTCGTCCAATGATGTACGTGGCTCTGTCTTATGACCATAGAACCATTGACGGTAGAGATTCCGTAGGATTCTTAGTTAGAGTAAAACAATTGTTGGAAGATCCTATGAGGATGCTTCTTCAGGTATAA
- the lpdA gene encoding dihydrolipoyl dehydrogenase, whose amino-acid sequence MQYDVIVIGSGPGGYVAAIRCAQLGFKTAIVEKYPVMGGTCLNVGCIPSKALLDSSEHFYNAVHHFEEHGITTGKVKADLSKMVERKGGVVKKMNDGINFLMKKNKVDVKYGFGSFLDKNTVKVKKEDGSEEQIQGKNIIIATGSKPTILPFMNYDKTRIITSTEALSLKELPKHLIVIGAGVIGAELGSVYARLGSKVTFVEFADSMIPTMDKALGKELQKSIKKLGAEFHFSTKVTLIENLGKEVKVTAENKAGEKVEITGDYCLVSIGRRPYTDNLNLEAVGVATEKGRVLVDEHTLQTNVPNIYAIGDVVRGAMLAHKAEEEGVLVAEVLAGQKPHINYNLIPGVVYTWPEVAAVGKTEDELKAAGIAYKSGQFPFKALGRATASGDVDGFVKVLADKSSDEILGVHIIGARAADMISEAVIAMEFRASAEDIARSSHAHPTYTEAIKEACLAATENRSIHM is encoded by the coding sequence ATGCAGTACGACGTAATCGTTATAGGTTCAGGCCCCGGAGGCTACGTGGCCGCTATCAGATGTGCACAGCTAGGTTTTAAAACTGCCATTGTAGAGAAATATCCTGTGATGGGTGGAACTTGCTTGAACGTAGGATGTATTCCATCAAAAGCACTACTTGACTCCTCAGAACATTTTTATAATGCCGTTCACCACTTTGAAGAGCACGGAATCACTACCGGAAAAGTAAAAGCGGACTTATCTAAAATGGTAGAACGCAAAGGGGGAGTAGTGAAGAAAATGAATGATGGCATCAACTTCTTGATGAAAAAGAACAAGGTTGATGTGAAATATGGTTTTGGTTCATTCTTGGATAAAAACACGGTGAAGGTAAAAAAAGAGGATGGTTCTGAAGAACAGATTCAAGGCAAGAACATCATCATTGCAACAGGTTCTAAGCCTACCATTTTGCCTTTCATGAACTATGACAAAACCAGAATCATCACTTCTACGGAAGCTCTTTCCTTGAAAGAACTACCAAAGCATTTGATTGTGATTGGTGCAGGGGTGATTGGAGCCGAGTTAGGCTCAGTTTATGCTCGTCTTGGTTCTAAAGTTACCTTCGTGGAATTTGCAGACAGTATGATTCCTACTATGGACAAAGCTCTGGGTAAGGAATTGCAGAAATCCATCAAGAAATTAGGTGCAGAGTTCCACTTCAGTACTAAAGTTACTTTGATTGAGAATTTAGGAAAAGAAGTTAAAGTTACCGCTGAAAACAAGGCAGGTGAGAAGGTTGAGATCACCGGAGATTACTGTCTAGTATCTATAGGTAGAAGACCATACACAGATAATTTGAACCTAGAGGCAGTAGGTGTAGCCACTGAGAAAGGTAGAGTTCTAGTTGACGAGCATACTCTCCAAACCAATGTGCCAAACATCTACGCTATAGGAGACGTAGTCAGAGGTGCTATGTTAGCACACAAAGCAGAAGAGGAAGGTGTATTGGTGGCTGAAGTTTTAGCTGGTCAAAAACCTCATATCAATTACAACCTGATTCCTGGTGTGGTTTATACCTGGCCTGAGGTAGCTGCAGTTGGTAAGACGGAAGACGAATTAAAAGCAGCCGGTATAGCTTACAAATCCGGACAGTTTCCATTCAAAGCTCTGGGAAGAGCTACTGCAAGTGGAGATGTAGATGGTTTTGTGAAAGTATTGGCAGATAAAAGCAGCGATGAGATCCTGGGTGTACACATCATAGGAGCAAGAGCCGCAGACATGATTAGTGAAGCGGTCATCGCTATGGAATTCCGTGCCTCTGCTGAAGATATCGCCAGGTCTTCCCATGCGCACCCCACCTATACGGAGGCCATAAAAGAAGCCTGCCTAGCAGCCACAGAGAATCGTTCGATTCATATGTAA
- a CDS encoding IS1182 family transposase, protein MASRKPTFKPYDQQQMMLLPPSLEELVPKNHPVRVVNEVINKINLAPLHASYKLTGASSYHPQMLLKVLVYGYVSNVYSSRKIEAACKESIYFMWISGMSYPDHNTINRFRSDRLRESLRSVFEEVVKLLAQEGLLSIEEVCVDGTKIEANANRYTFVWKKAIATNKEKMKQQLKGIWEYAQSVASKEDNLPDPPDFTTITREKVQSTVDKLNEVLGKKKDIDKKVKGKLSYATKHFPQNMGKYEEQEQILGERNSYSKTDEGATFMRLKEDHMRNGQLKPAYNVQISSSNQFVVNYTIHPNPNDTTTLAAHIAQHEASYQQAPKVITADAGYGSEENYTLLEGKKVKAYIKYNLFDRQQNTNNQDPFSTDKLFYNAQEDCFICPMGQQMNFIGESKRKTSTGFEQTSRKYQAQNCGHCPLNGTCNKMEGNRIVQVNERLERQRKQAYELLNSEEGIKRRKKRCYDVEPVFANIKSNHGFKRFMLRGKHKVEIEFGLLAIAQNIRKKAS, encoded by the coding sequence ATGGCATCAAGAAAACCCACTTTTAAGCCTTACGACCAGCAGCAAATGATGCTATTGCCTCCAAGTTTGGAGGAACTGGTTCCCAAGAATCATCCGGTACGGGTGGTCAATGAGGTCATTAATAAAATTAATCTCGCTCCTCTGCATGCTTCGTATAAATTGACCGGTGCCTCCAGTTATCATCCTCAGATGCTGCTTAAAGTGTTGGTTTATGGGTATGTGAGCAATGTATATTCGAGCAGGAAGATAGAGGCAGCCTGTAAAGAGAGTATCTATTTTATGTGGATAAGCGGCATGAGCTATCCTGACCATAACACCATTAACCGTTTCAGAAGTGACCGCCTTCGAGAAAGTCTTCGAAGTGTGTTCGAAGAAGTAGTTAAGCTTTTAGCCCAGGAAGGACTTTTGAGTATTGAAGAGGTTTGTGTTGATGGGACCAAAATAGAGGCCAATGCCAATCGTTACACCTTTGTTTGGAAAAAGGCTATTGCGACCAATAAAGAGAAAATGAAGCAGCAATTGAAAGGCATTTGGGAATATGCTCAAAGTGTTGCCAGCAAAGAGGATAACCTTCCCGATCCCCCTGACTTCACCACCATTACTAGAGAAAAAGTACAGTCTACCGTCGATAAGCTCAATGAGGTTTTGGGCAAGAAAAAAGATATTGACAAGAAGGTGAAAGGCAAACTGAGTTATGCCACCAAACACTTTCCACAGAACATGGGCAAATACGAAGAACAGGAGCAGATTCTTGGAGAGCGTAACAGTTACAGCAAGACGGATGAGGGAGCCACATTTATGAGGTTAAAGGAGGATCACATGAGGAATGGGCAATTGAAGCCGGCTTACAATGTTCAAATTTCCAGCTCCAACCAATTCGTTGTAAATTACACGATTCACCCCAACCCCAACGACACCACCACTCTGGCAGCGCATATAGCTCAGCATGAAGCAAGCTATCAGCAAGCTCCCAAAGTTATCACGGCAGATGCAGGCTACGGTTCTGAGGAAAATTATACCTTACTGGAAGGCAAAAAAGTAAAGGCCTACATCAAATACAATCTCTTTGACCGACAGCAGAACACCAATAACCAGGACCCATTTAGTACCGATAAGCTATTCTACAATGCCCAAGAAGACTGTTTCATCTGTCCGATGGGTCAGCAAATGAATTTCATTGGAGAGAGTAAAAGGAAGACCAGCACAGGTTTTGAACAAACCTCAAGAAAATATCAAGCCCAAAATTGCGGGCATTGTCCACTAAACGGAACTTGTAATAAGATGGAAGGGAATCGGATAGTCCAAGTCAATGAACGACTGGAGCGACAGCGGAAGCAGGCCTATGAACTTCTTAACAGTGAAGAAGGAATAAAAAGGCGAAAGAAAAGGTGTTACGATGTGGAACCCGTCTTTGCAAACATAAAAAGCAATCACGGCTTTAAACGATTTATGCTTCGGGGTAAGCATAAGGTCGAAATTGAGTTCGGCCTATTGGCCATAGCACAAAATATACGAAAAAAGGCCTCCTGA
- a CDS encoding DUF418 domain-containing protein, producing the protein MKNPVAEKERWVALDILRGAAVLGILLMNIREFSLPANFSEAWRGDPDNANFWIYNLIHVLFEGKMRAMFSLLFGAGILLFSFQKEDPTPLFYKRMLVLLIFGLMDTYLFLWIGDILFYYSICGMIVYLFRKMKPIYLSLAVPIVAILGFIGNSIFLLNAKQTRLLFNEAMAVQAEGKALRKDQVKSIEEWRNLEKTLLQNNEEIKKITAQYKGTYRETANYVWPQSFLYQTTYLPMSIADPIALMLLGMALLKWGYLTTMSSKKHKRILKFALIIGLPLAIWNTWYQYKNFPNYDSIILYIETKGINWMILVYEIQRIALVLAIISAIIIIYRAGILQLTFRMLSNVGRLALTNYLSQSIICGFVFYGCGLNFYAEWDYKEIILFVPLVWLFQIIFSHYWLKHYTMGPLEWVWRSLIYGKMETIKRKEGVS; encoded by the coding sequence ATGAAAAATCCAGTTGCAGAAAAGGAAAGATGGGTAGCCTTGGATATACTCCGGGGTGCCGCCGTATTAGGCATTTTATTGATGAATATTAGAGAATTCTCTCTACCTGCTAATTTTTCGGAGGCATGGAGAGGAGATCCGGACAATGCAAACTTTTGGATCTACAATCTAATCCATGTCCTTTTTGAGGGGAAAATGAGGGCCATGTTCTCCTTATTATTTGGGGCAGGAATCCTATTGTTCTCTTTTCAAAAAGAAGATCCCACTCCTCTGTTTTATAAAAGAATGCTGGTATTGCTGATCTTTGGACTGATGGACACTTACCTCTTCTTATGGATAGGAGACATTCTCTTTTACTACAGCATCTGCGGAATGATCGTCTATCTATTTAGAAAAATGAAGCCCATATATCTGAGTTTGGCCGTTCCCATTGTAGCGATTTTAGGATTTATAGGCAATTCCATATTTCTTTTGAATGCCAAACAAACCAGACTCCTATTCAATGAGGCGATGGCGGTACAGGCTGAAGGAAAAGCATTACGAAAAGATCAAGTTAAATCCATAGAAGAATGGAGGAACCTCGAAAAAACCCTGTTACAGAATAACGAAGAAATAAAAAAGATTACGGCCCAGTACAAAGGCACCTATCGAGAAACAGCGAATTATGTCTGGCCCCAATCCTTCTTGTATCAAACCACCTATTTGCCCATGAGCATAGCTGACCCCATCGCATTAATGCTGCTGGGAATGGCTCTATTAAAATGGGGATACCTTACTACCATGTCCTCTAAGAAGCATAAACGGATACTAAAATTTGCTCTCATAATAGGTCTGCCATTAGCCATATGGAACACTTGGTACCAATATAAAAACTTCCCTAATTACGATTCTATCATTCTATATATTGAAACCAAAGGCATCAACTGGATGATTCTAGTTTATGAGATCCAAAGAATAGCCTTGGTTTTAGCCATCATATCAGCCATAATAATAATTTACAGGGCCGGAATACTTCAATTAACATTTCGGATGCTCTCTAATGTAGGAAGGCTAGCCTTGACCAACTATTTAAGCCAATCCATCATTTGTGGATTCGTATTCTATGGCTGTGGATTAAACTTCTATGCAGAATGGGACTATAAGGAAATTATTCTATTCGTGCCCTTGGTTTGGCTGTTTCAAATCATCTTCTCCCACTATTGGCTGAAACATTATACCATGGGTCCCCTTGAATGGGTATGGCGAAGTTTGATCTATGGAAAGATGGAGACTATAAAGAGAAAAGAGGGTGTCTCATAA
- a CDS encoding dipeptidase has product MRLIVDAHLDLSMNAMEWNRDLRLSIDEIRAREYRMKDKPDRGKATVSFEALRKGNVGLVVATQIARVVGKGSALPGWSSPEQAWAHTQSQWAWYKLMQEQGHLRLITNKKELDIHLSKWDGHTIGMILSLEGADSLIGLEEFEKAYSYGLRAIGPGHYGPGRYANGTDGSGKLNEAGIQLLKAMEKKGLILDATHLNDDAFWDALDRYNGPIWASHNNCRALVPHNRQFSDEMIKALIQRGAVIGAALDAWMLIPNWERGKSTPKSTGCTLEKVVDQMDHICQIAGNTLHVGLGTDLDGGFGKEQCPSDLEDISDLQKIFEILSKRGYTAEDCDRMAHDNWLRFLKNALPT; this is encoded by the coding sequence ATGAGACTGATAGTTGATGCCCATCTAGACCTTAGTATGAATGCCATGGAGTGGAATCGGGATCTCCGTCTCTCCATAGATGAGATCCGTGCACGTGAATACCGAATGAAGGACAAGCCTGATAGAGGGAAAGCTACCGTTTCTTTTGAAGCATTACGAAAAGGAAATGTAGGCTTAGTGGTGGCAACGCAGATAGCCCGAGTGGTAGGTAAAGGAAGTGCGCTTCCCGGATGGTCGTCTCCTGAACAGGCCTGGGCACATACTCAGAGCCAATGGGCATGGTATAAGCTCATGCAGGAACAGGGACATCTAAGATTGATTACGAATAAAAAGGAATTAGACATTCATCTATCCAAATGGGATGGTCATACCATTGGCATGATCTTGAGCCTGGAAGGTGCAGACTCCTTAATAGGTTTGGAGGAGTTTGAAAAAGCTTACTCCTATGGTTTGAGAGCTATTGGGCCTGGTCATTATGGACCCGGAAGATATGCCAATGGAACAGATGGCTCTGGGAAGTTAAACGAAGCTGGGATTCAGCTCTTAAAAGCTATGGAGAAGAAAGGCTTGATTTTGGATGCTACCCATCTGAATGACGACGCCTTCTGGGATGCTTTGGACAGATATAATGGTCCTATATGGGCCAGCCATAATAATTGCAGAGCATTAGTCCCTCATAATCGTCAATTTAGTGATGAAATGATCAAAGCCTTGATCCAAAGAGGGGCGGTTATAGGTGCCGCTTTGGATGCCTGGATGTTGATACCCAACTGGGAAAGAGGGAAATCTACTCCCAAAAGTACAGGTTGCACCCTTGAAAAGGTGGTGGATCAAATGGATCACATTTGCCAAATAGCCGGAAATACTTTACATGTAGGTTTGGGAACAGACTTGGACGGAGGCTTTGGAAAAGAACAATGTCCATCTGATCTGGAAGATATCTCTGATCTCCAAAAGATCTTCGAAATATTATCAAAACGTGGATATACCGCTGAAGATTGCGATAGAATGGCCCATGACAATTGGTTGCGATTTTTAAAAAATGCCTTACCTACTTAG
- a CDS encoding RidA family protein — translation MTPEANLSNLGLSLPPAPQPKGVYKPCLIDGHYLYISGHGPVQENGELIIGRIGRDIDAEAGKLAAQQVGLTILSTIKAQLGSLNRVKRVIKVLGMVNCVPEFEKHPYIINGCSELFAKIWGDENGIGVRSAVGFGSLPDNIPVEIEVLMELHS, via the coding sequence ATGACACCAGAAGCAAATCTTTCAAACCTGGGACTAAGCCTCCCTCCTGCTCCTCAACCTAAAGGAGTTTATAAACCCTGTCTTATAGACGGACATTACCTCTATATTTCCGGACATGGCCCGGTACAGGAAAATGGAGAATTAATCATAGGTAGGATAGGAAGGGATATAGATGCCGAAGCGGGCAAGCTTGCCGCTCAGCAAGTAGGACTTACCATTCTGAGCACTATCAAAGCTCAATTAGGAAGCCTAAATCGCGTAAAAAGAGTTATCAAGGTGCTGGGCATGGTTAACTGTGTCCCCGAATTTGAAAAACATCCCTATATCATCAATGGCTGTAGCGAACTATTTGCAAAAATTTGGGGAGATGAAAATGGGATTGGAGTCCGAAGTGCTGTGGGTTTCGGCTCACTTCCTGATAATATACCAGTAGAAATTGAAGTACTAATGGAGCTACACTCATGA
- a CDS encoding amidohydrolase, which produces MKLKLLALILLFLWSCSSKNQADLLVINAKVYTVDHDFQMAEAFAIKDGKFIKVGTTKDILAAFEAKEIIDAEGNAVFPGFYDAHAHFPSLAEFLGQADLNGSKSFEEVIERLKAYEQKYPEKTWIIGGGWDQNLWPDKKFPTKDLLDKAFPDKAVFLSRVDYHAAVVNSKTLALNNILEVKPVLGGIIGGEGKVPNGLLIDNAVDLIQLPPLSDEQYVKQLQAAQDSLFAVGLTSIVDAGLPIYSIDQLQKIYEKGQLKIRNYAMVAANDSSVKTFIERGFYESDRLEVKSFKIMGDGALGSRGACLLAHYHDAPTKGFLLSSPEQLDHMIEQIANSPFQANAHAIGDSANRILLDIYGKHLTNNANRRWRIEHAQIVAPEDFHKFEKYHILPSIQPTHATSDMYWAKDRLGEKRLKGAYAYKQLLESYGKVAIGSDFPVEHYNPMYGFHAAVARVDAKGFPKGGFQMENSLSREEALKGMTIWAAYSCFQEYKRGSIEKGKDADFIIMEEDIMTAPFEKLRRIRPVRTVVAGETVYRKGNQKI; this is translated from the coding sequence AGTTCATTAAAGTGGGCACTACTAAAGATATCCTGGCCGCTTTTGAGGCAAAAGAAATAATTGATGCGGAAGGCAATGCCGTATTTCCCGGCTTTTATGATGCACACGCACATTTCCCTAGTCTTGCAGAATTCTTAGGACAAGCTGACCTGAACGGCTCAAAATCCTTCGAAGAGGTCATAGAAAGACTTAAAGCATATGAACAAAAATATCCGGAGAAGACATGGATCATAGGTGGTGGATGGGATCAAAACCTTTGGCCTGACAAAAAATTCCCAACTAAAGACCTATTAGATAAAGCATTCCCTGACAAAGCTGTATTTCTAAGTAGAGTGGATTATCATGCGGCAGTAGTGAACAGCAAAACTTTGGCACTCAATAATATCCTGGAAGTAAAACCTGTGCTAGGGGGAATAATTGGTGGAGAAGGAAAAGTTCCTAACGGTTTACTTATTGATAATGCTGTAGATCTTATTCAATTACCCCCCTTATCTGATGAGCAATACGTCAAGCAATTACAAGCAGCACAAGATTCCCTATTTGCAGTTGGCTTAACCAGTATAGTTGATGCCGGCCTACCCATTTATTCCATAGATCAATTGCAAAAAATCTATGAAAAAGGCCAGCTAAAGATCAGGAATTATGCCATGGTGGCAGCAAACGACAGCTCCGTCAAGACCTTCATAGAAAGAGGGTTTTACGAATCGGATCGTTTGGAAGTTAAATCCTTCAAAATCATGGGTGACGGAGCACTAGGTTCCAGAGGTGCATGTCTATTAGCTCACTACCATGACGCCCCTACAAAAGGATTTCTGCTTTCCAGTCCTGAACAATTAGACCATATGATTGAGCAGATTGCAAACAGTCCTTTTCAGGCAAATGCCCATGCCATTGGTGATTCCGCAAATAGAATCCTATTAGATATCTATGGAAAGCATTTAACGAACAATGCCAATAGAAGATGGAGAATTGAACATGCCCAGATAGTCGCTCCTGAAGACTTTCATAAATTCGAAAAATACCATATCCTTCCTTCTATCCAGCCTACCCATGCTACCTCAGATATGTATTGGGCGAAGGATAGATTAGGGGAAAAGAGATTAAAAGGAGCATATGCCTACAAACAACTGTTGGAATCCTACGGTAAAGTGGCCATTGGCAGTGACTTTCCGGTGGAACACTACAATCCCATGTATGGATTCCATGCTGCAGTTGCCCGGGTAGATGCAAAGGGTTTCCCTAAAGGTGGGTTCCAGATGGAAAACAGTCTTAGCAGAGAGGAAGCCTTAAAAGGGATGACCATTTGGGCCGCGTATTCCTGCTTCCAAGAGTATAAAAGAGGAAGCATAGAAAAAGGAAAAGATGCCGACTTCATTATCATGGAAGAAGACATCATGACGGCACCTTTTGAAAAATTAAGAAGAATTCGTCCCGTACGCACTGTAGTAGCTGGAGAGACCGTATACCGTAAGGGTAACCAAAAGATCTAA